The following coding sequences lie in one Mycobacterium sp. Z3061 genomic window:
- a CDS encoding YncE family protein yields the protein MVLDGCGGPNGGQASTASSAPAAPSTSKPDPNRAGSYTVAATISVEGGAFGLAVDPGTHTIYVANADNTVSVIDGATRSVTATVPVGKSPVDLGVDSNTHTLYVASSDNTVSVIDEATRTVTATVPLGKSPVDLAVDSSTHTVYVTTGRMCGNAGFCYGDGTVSVIDGATRTVVGTVSLEKGDATDVAVDPGTHAVYISTFGGVAVIDGAKRTVTATVPIEGPHPDNLAVDPATHTVYGTAGDGVSVIDGATHTVTATVPLHVDSGSMHSYPYDLAVDPGTHTLYVTYGYNDTLSVVDGATRTVTATLQLPTGKETLHMLAVDPGTHTVYVSSPVYGANQGSATVLVIEHRS from the coding sequence ATGGTCCTGGATGGATGCGGGGGCCCTAACGGGGGCCAGGCTTCGACGGCGAGTTCCGCGCCGGCCGCGCCGTCGACAAGCAAGCCTGATCCCAATAGGGCAGGTTCTTACACCGTCGCGGCCACCATATCCGTCGAAGGCGGCGCGTTCGGCCTGGCGGTGGACCCGGGCACCCACACCATCTACGTCGCCAACGCTGACAACACCGTATCGGTGATCGACGGGGCGACGCGCAGTGTGACCGCTACCGTGCCCGTCGGCAAGAGCCCGGTCGACCTGGGGGTGGACTCGAACACCCACACCCTCTATGTCGCCAGCTCGGACAACACGGTGTCGGTGATCGACGAGGCGACCCGCACCGTAACCGCCACCGTGCCCCTCGGCAAGAGCCCTGTCGACTTAGCGGTGGACTCGAGCACCCACACCGTCTACGTCACAACCGGACGCATGTGCGGCAATGCAGGGTTCTGCTACGGCGACGGCACGGTTTCGGTCATTGACGGGGCGACGCGAACCGTCGTCGGCACCGTGTCCCTCGAAAAAGGTGACGCAACCGACGTGGCGGTGGATCCGGGCACCCATGCCGTCTACATCAGCACGTTCGGCGGCGTGGCGGTGATCGACGGCGCGAAGCGCACCGTCACCGCGACCGTTCCCATCGAAGGTCCCCATCCGGACAACCTGGCAGTGGACCCGGCCACCCACACCGTCTACGGCACCGCGGGCGACGGCGTGTCGGTGATCGACGGGGCGACACACACCGTCACCGCCACCGTGCCCTTGCACGTCGACAGCGGTTCGATGCACTCGTACCCGTACGACCTGGCGGTGGACCCAGGCACCCATACCCTCTACGTCACCTACGGCTACAACGACACATTGTCCGTGGTTGACGGAGCGACGCGCACCGTCACCGCCACCCTGCAGCTGCCCACCGGCAAGGAAACGCTGCACATGCTGGCGGTGGACCCGGGCACCCATACTGTCTACGTCAGCAGCCCTGTTTACGGCGCCAACCAAGGCAGCGCCACGGTGTTGGTGATCGAACATCGATCGTAG